The Leptolyngbyaceae cyanobacterium genome contains the following window.
AACCCTTAACTGGCATCGAAAATACCATTCGTATCCAAGCGGAAGAAATGAGTTTGACGAATTATCTGGTGGAATCAGGAAATGATTCTGCTTTGCAAAGAAAAGTAATTAGTCTTTATGGAAGTGGGAGTTCTACTGGTACTGCTTCCTTATACTTTTCTGGGAACTCAGGCCAATATGATGTGGTAGTTGGTTACTATGACGAGAATGATGGGCAAAGTAATCTGAAAGTAAATATTGCTGGTGAGCAAGTAGATGCGTGGACGCTTAATCGAAATCTAGGTAGTGGTGGGGCTAGCAACCAAACCAAATTGCGTCGAACAGTGGCGACGGGTATATACCTTAATCAGGGAACTTTTTTTGAGATTGAAGGTACAGCTAATCAGGGGGAATTTGCCCGAGTAGATTACATTGAATTTATTCCCAATCAAACAATTTCTACAGTTAATTTAGCAGCCCAAAACATTACTCAAGAAACGGCGACAAGTTACACTTTTAACGTTACTTATACTGACAGCGATGGTGTAGACATCACTAGTTTAGATAATCAAGATGTGAGGGTAACAGGGCCAAATAACTTTAGTCAACTAGCCACATTAGTCAGCATTAACGAAAGTAATAATGGTTCGCCTCGGACGGCGACTTATAAAATTAATGCTCCTGATGGAAGTTGGGATGCAACTGAAAATGGCAATTACACAGTAGCACTGCAAAATAATCAAGTTAGCGATACGAAAGGCAATTATTTTACAGGTGGAAATTTAGGTAATTTTCAAGTGAACGTACCTTTATCTCTGACTAATATTCGCATAGAAGCAGAGAATATGCAACGCACTGGATACTTATTGGAAACGAATAGTGCGGCGTCTAATAATCAGTTAGTGAGCTTATATCAAAGTAGTGCGACTAGTGGGAAAATTAACACGACTTT
Protein-coding sequences here:
- a CDS encoding SGNH/GDSL hydrolase family protein, giving the protein MTLKIMPLGDSITYGVVNSGYTESGGYRTELWNLFKADNFNTDFVGSISSGPSDIDKNNEGHRGWRIDQIASSVNQWLDSYQPDVILLTIGTNDILQNYDLANAPNRLNNLIDTIANKLPNTELLVSSILPITRNSTQQQQAIDFNSYIPGIVNSQVSQGKKVSFVDMFSKVNGADLADNVHPTINGYTKIANAWYEALKPLTGIENTIRIQAEEMSLTNYLVESGNDSALQRKVISLYGSGSSTGTASLYFSGNSGQYDVVVGYYDENDGQSNLKVNIAGEQVDAWTLNRNLGSGGASNQTKLRRTVATGIYLNQGTFFEIEGTANQGEFARVDYIEFIPNQTISTVNLAAQNITQETATSYTFNVTYTDSDGVDITSLDNQDVRVTGPNNFSQLATLVSINESNNGSPRTATYKINAPDGSWDATENGNYTVALQNNQVSDTKGNYFTGGNLGNFQVNVPLSLTNIRIEAENMQRTGYLLETNSAASNNQLVSLYQSSATSGKINTTFNGTSGIYDVVLRYFDESDGNSVLTTRIGGTQIDRRTLNQYLGNNSPISQT